A stretch of the Capsicum annuum cultivar UCD-10X-F1 chromosome 8, UCD10Xv1.1, whole genome shotgun sequence genome encodes the following:
- the LOC107840213 gene encoding uncharacterized protein LOC107840213 has protein sequence MDVWSWICELPDSEKWSTTENDDNSSITYNLATSITNSNQSIQFKAEKKLEPNSETINSSLVFSICLLGFHDTSQEEVTVWVSDTCPLSSDKPFLPLVLQLLQEIISCSPTAHGSTCPRSQLQKLQPDPVLWIFDSHSPESFSNFFNLIFLTRLFWMLAFDAPPAVGSLYFHSLLAPNLEAFSCKHAPVLRTFFISVGTDVELCFMRTFGYMLAKWLILREVNGVGLKSLTPLAPHYLGFSYATEAHGLWILKGYAPVKAMKTRRMNIDNFQFPVVESKEIALKYTLAHQQLEAVIQFEYTVGFYDGFIQVRARLDNIRLGVARLGFNKNDDDEDSYLQEKHFPSRIRVWVGPEVGANYVGGLSLGRSTNNVEREFEMQRVLKGNFGNSKQSEVKTRAKMATKSKLKNWRWDQEAEGNAVVYEAILCDHVSGCEIATWKPVNGDEKNNQLMNNFRGRYFGGNRAFTKKGGLVFAGEECGEEVGWRLSKEMEGSVLKWRVGGQVWLSYWPNNVRSSYNDTRLVEWCDEVDLPLIPGKIF, from the coding sequence atggatgtttggtCTTGGATATGTGAACTTCCTGACTCCGAAAAATGGAGTACTACTGAGAATGACGATAATTCCTCTATCACTTATAATCTTGCCACTTCCATAACCAATTCCAATCAGTCAATTCAATTCAAAGCTGAGAAAAAACTTGAACCTAACTCAGAGACTATTAATTCTTCATTAGTCTTCTCTATATGTTTGTTAGGGTTTCATGACACCTCTCAAGAAGAGGTGACTGTCTGGGTTTCTGACACGTGTCCTCTTTCCTCAGACAAGCCATTCTTGCCACTTGTTCTACAGCTGCTTCAAGAAATCATCTCATGTTCACCCACGGCGCATGGTAGCACATGTCCACGTTCGCAGCTCCAGAAGCTCCAACCCGACCCGGTTTTGTGGATCTTTGATTCACATTCACCCGAATCATTCTCAAACTTCTTCAATCTCATCTTCCTCACGCGTCTTTTCTGGATGCTTGCGTTCGACGCGCCGCCAGCGGTGGGGTCTCTATACTTCCACTCGCTGCTAGCTCCGAACCTTGAAGCCTTTTCGTGCAAGCACGCGCCAGTCCTTCGAACCTTCTTTATTTCAGTAGGGACTGACGTGGAACTATGTTTCATGCGCACGTTTGGGTACATGTTAGCAAAATggttgattttaagggaagttaaCGGCGTAGGATTAAAATCGTTAACGCCGTTAGCACCTCATTACCTTGGGTTCTCCTATGCCACGGAGGCTCACGGGTTATGGATCTTAAAAGGCTACGCGCCTGTTAAGGCAATGAAAACCAGGCGCATGAATATTGACAACTTTCAATTTCCTGTAGttgaatcaaaagaaattgcactAAAATATACACTTGCCCATCAACAGCTTGAGGCTGTGATACAGTTCGAATATACAGTCGGATTCTATGATGGGTTTATTCAGGTTAGGGCCCGCTTGGATAACATACGTCTTGGTGTGGCAAGATTGGGCTTTAACAAAAATGACGATGATGAGGACTCTTATTTGCAAGAGAAGCATTTTCCATCTAGGATTCGAGTTTGGGTTGGGCCAGAAGTAGGTGCTAATTATGTTGGTGGGTTAAGTCTGGGCCGGTCCACTAACAACGTCGAGCGCGAATTCGAGATGCAAAGAGTCTTGAAGGGCAATTTCGGGAATTCAAAACAATCGGAGGTCAAGACAAGGGCAAAAATGGCAACAAAATCAAAGCTGAAAAATTGGAGGTGGGACCAAGAAGCGGAAGGGAATGCGGTCGTATACGAAGCGATATTATGCGACCACGTGTCAGGCTGTGAGATTGCCACGTGGAAGCCGGTTAACGGGGATGAAAAGAATAATCAACTTATGAACAATTTCAGAGGAAGATATTTTGGAGGGAATAGGGCATTTACTAAGAAGGGTGGTTTGGTATTTGCAGGTGAGGAATGTGGTGAAGAAGTAGGATGGAGACTGAGCAAAGAAATGGAAGGAAGTGTGTTGAAGTGGAGAGTAGGGGGTCAAGTATGGTTAAGTTATTGGCCTAATAATGTAAGAAGTTCATACAATGACACAAGGCTTGTAGAATGGTGTGATGAGGTAGATTTGCCTTTGATTCCTgggaaaatattttaa